The DNA window CCCCGCCCTGCCGGATCTCTCCGATGATGAGCGGGTCGCGCGCGCCAAGGCTGCGTTCGAACGCCTCAAGACCCGCCATTCCTGCCGCGCCTTTGCCGATACGCCGGTGCCGCGCGCCGTCATCGAAAACGCGATTGCTGCAGCCGGTACCGCGCCCAACGGGGCCAATCACCAGCCCTGGCATTTCGTCGCGGTGTCGTCGCCCGAGACGAAGCGCGCGATCCGCGAAGCGGCGGAGGCCGAGGAACGGCGCTTCTATGGCGAGGACGGCGATGCGCCCAAGGCCAGCGAAGCATGGCTCGACGCGCTCGATCCGATCGGGACCGATGCGAGCAAGCCCTTCCTCGAAACCGCGCCGTGGCTGATCGTCTGCTTCGCCCAGCGCAAGGGCGGGATGGACGAGGATGGGACGACGCAGAACTACTACGTCAGTGAAAGCGTCGGCATCGCCTGCGGGATGATGATCGCGACGCTGCACGAAGCAGGTCTCGCCACGCTGACGCACACGCCCTCGCCGATGGGATTTCTACGCGAAATCTGCGGGCGGCCGGAATGGGAAAAGCCGCTGATGATCGTGGTTGTGGGACACCCCGCATCCGATGCGACAGTCCCCGGGCATGCGCAGAAGAAGAAGCCGCTGACGCAGATCGCCAGCTGGCTTTGAGGGTGGTTTCCGGGGTAGGTACCGCAAGCCTTCGACGGATGTCGAAGGCACAACCAGCAATCTACGCCACCGCGCTTTCGCCGGTGATCATGATATACGGATCCACCCCGTCGCTGCGCCACAGACGGTGGCATTCGTCGTAGACGGTCGGGCCGGTCGGGATGCGGAGCATGGCGCGGGCCTCGTCGAGCGGCATGGCAAGCAGGTCGCGGATCGAAATATCGGTGACGCGCGGCGCGCCCTTGCCCATTTGCTGCGCCTCGCGCACAGCCTTGAGCACCGGGGCTTTGACCCGCGTGACCTTGGGCGCAACACGCTTGATCTGAAGCGCCCCGAGATAGGCGATGAAGAGATTGCCGAGCCCGCCATTCTGGCCGTGGGTGAACGCCAGCACGCATTGTTCACCGAGCGCATCGCGGCCGTAACCGGTCAGAACATGCAGCAAATCGTGCGTGTCGCGGCGGCGCGAAGCGTACCATTCGATCAGATCGCCGTATTTGGGACGATCGCCGAAGAACCGGTTGTGCTCCTCGACCAGGCCCGCAGCGGTCAGGCCCTCGCGCTCCATGAAGTCGCAATAGGCATGCGCAACCGTGCCTGCGGGCAGTTGGCGCAGTGTATCGTGGTCGTCGAGGATCGCGGGCAGATAGTCTTCGGTCGCGCGAAGATGTTCGCCCTGCTCGCTCAGCGTCAGTTCGCGCGCCATCGGCACGAAGTCCCGGCTCGGCAGCGATTCGAAGATGTGGAAGACCTGGCTCGTATCCTCCTTGTCGCGCACAAGCGCACGGAAATGATTGAACGCCTTGATCGGGCGCATCCGCGGCTTTTCGCGATCCGGGTGGCGGAACAGCGTGCCGTCGCGCGCAGTCTCTGCGGCGTCGGCCCGGGCTACGAGCGGGGGAAGCTGGCTTTGGTCGGTCATGGCATTCGCTCTTACTTACACTAATGTAAATATAATCCAAAAGCCGATCGGTTCCAAGCCCCTACCGCAAACGTCTCGTGAAAAGCGCTATTCGCCAGCCACCCACTCGCGTTCGGGAATGCCGAGCAGCTTGAGCATGGCCGTCAGATCGCCGCGCTCGATCCAGCCATCGGCCTGCTCGCGCGCGGTCGGCTTGGCGCGATAGGCCATGCCGTAGGCCGCCGCCTGCAGCATCGGCACATCGTTCGCGCCGTCACCCATCGCCAGCGTGACCGCATTGTCTCCGATGTGTTCGCTTTCCTCGGCAAGCGTGCGCGCCTTGGTACCCGAATCGCTGATCGCTCCGACCAGGTCGCCGGTCAAACGGCCCTCGTCCGTGGCGAGCCGATTGCCGACCACCCGTTCGAAGCCGATCATGTCCCCGACCGGATCGGCGAACTGGTGGAATCCGCCGGTCACCAGCACGCTGCGACAGCCCTTTGCCGCAAGCGTCGCCACCAGCACGCGGGCGCCGGGCGACGGGGCGATCCGTTCAGTGAGGCATTGCGCAATCGCGTCTTCCGACAAGCCTTGGAGCAGCGCAACCCGCTCGCGCAACGCGCTTTCGAATTCGAGTTCGCCGCGCATCGCGCGCTCGGTGATCGCGGCAACCTTGTCCTTCAAACCGGCGAAATCGGCGAGTTCGTCGATACATTCCTGCCCGATCATGGTCGAATCCATGTCCGACACGAACAGGCGCGGTACCTCGATCGGATTGTCCGACACCAGCAGGTCGCACGGTCCGAATTGCGCATCGAGCACGCGGCGCAGGTCCGCCGCCTTGCCGTGCGGCAGGTCTATCTGGAGCACTTCGCCGCAATGTTCGAGCATCCGGGCGTCGGCCACCGGCATGTCGCACGCCGCGAGAGCGGACAGCGCGCTTTCGAGACTTGCTTCGAGCGTGGCAGGTTCTGCTATCAGGCGGGCGATGAGCAAGGACGAAACTCCCGGAGGCGTGGAACGGAGCGGTGACAAGCCACCGCTCGCACTCATCGCAGGACCGACCGCCAGCGGCAAGACCGGGCTGAGCATCGCCCTGGCCAAAGTCCTCGATGATCGCGGCCATCCTGGCGTGGTGATCAATGCTGACAGCGCGCAGGTCTATGCCGATCTCGCGGTCCTCAGCGCCCGCCCGAGCGAGGCGGAGATGGACGGCGTGCCGCACCGGCTGTTCGGCGCGTGGGACGGAGCCAATCCCTGCTCCGCCGCGGAATGGGCGGCGGCGGCGAAGCGCGAGATCGAGAACGCGCATATCGCGGACCAGGTGCCGATCCTCGTCGGCGGGACGGGTCTCTACATGCGCACGCTGCTCGACGGCATCGCTCCTGTTCCTGCCATTGAACCCGCGATCCGGGAAAAGGTGCGCGCCCTGCCCCAGGCAGACGCCCGGGTCGCGCTCGAACACGAAGATTCCGACGCTGCGGCCCGCATCGCCCCCGCCGATCGCACGCGAACGATGCGCGCGCTCGAAGTCGTGCGATCGACCGGCAGGACGCTGTCGCAATGGCAGGAGCGCAAGGAAGGCGGCATCGGACACAACGTTTCGCTCCATCCGGTGGTCCTCCTGCCCGATCGCGAATGGCTCTACGAACGTTGCGACCGGCGCTTTGACGCAATGCTGGAGGATGGCGCGATTGCGGAGGTCGAGGTCCTGCTCGCCCGCGATCTCGATCCCGATTTGCCGGTCATGCGCGCCATCGGCGTGCCCGAGATCGCTGCCATGCTGCGCGGCGATGCCACGCGCGAGGAAACGGTTGCCGCCGGGGCCCTCGCCACCCGTCGTTATGCCAAGCGGCAGTACACCTGGTTTCGCCATCAGCCGCCCGCGCATTGGCCGCGTTGTGCCGATCTGCCCGATGTCGAAGCATGGGCCGATCGGATCCGCGCGGGGTGATGCTTTTGCTGGACAGAGCGGCAGAGACACGGCAGTTCTCGCCCTTCCAAACGGGAGGGAAACACCAATGAAATTTATGCTGTCGCTGGCCGCGATACCTGCAGCCGCACTTGCCGTCGTGGCCTGCTCGCAAGAAGCCGAGCCTGCCCCCGAACCCGCGGCGGAACCGACCGAAACAGGTACTGAATTGACGCCCGAGACGGTGACCGACGCCGATTGTGGCGCAGACAAGCTGCAGGACTACAAGGGCCAGATGCTGACCGACAAGATGTTCAGCGAGATCCTCGAGGATTATCCGCTCGCGCGCGCCTATCCACAGGGAGGCTCACCCGCGCTCGACCAGAACTTCAACGGCGAGCGCGTCAATCTGGTAACCGACGACTACCGCAATATCCTTGAGGTTCGCTGCTTCTAGAACGGAAAAAGGGCGGATGCGCTGGAGTCGCACCCGCCCTTTATGAGGGTGACTTCGCGGTGGGGACCGGGTCGAAGTCGCTACGCGAATACGCCCCTCAATCCTGTTCGGCTCTTTTCGCTTCGAGTTCGGCGATCCGCGCATCGAGCGCGGCGAGTGCGCGCCCCTTTTGGGAATCGTCGATCCCGTCATCGTCGGCAACGGTGGCGCGCGCCTTGCGCAGCGCCTTGAGCGCGGAGCCGCGTCCTGCTTCGCTGCACACACGCAGCGAAACCTGCCCCGTCGTCTCCTTTTCGCAGACCATTTCCTTCTTGCTGAAGACGACCATCTCGCGCTCGTCCAACCGGGCCTGGGCGATCGCCTTCAGTTCTTCCTCGGAAAGGTCCGCTCCTTCGCCCATCGTCACGATGCGAATGTCGGCCTTCCCCACATCGTCGATCTCGCGCGAAATCCGGACATCGCTGTCGTCATCGCGGAGCCTCACGACGCGGATCTCGCGGCGCTGAGTAGTCGGGCGTTCACTATCGACCGAAACCCGCGTTTCGACCGTCACGTCCTCATCGGATTCGATCGTCTGCGCGGCGGCAGGGAGTGCGACAAGACAGGCAAGGCTTGCAGCGGCGGAGATACGGGTCGTGCGTTTGGACATGGAGAACTCCTGCAAGATCAATCCTTTGCGGCGTCGTCGATCGCGGCGAGTGCTTGCTTGCGCTCGCGCGCGCTCAGCGTGCGATCGGCGGCGATTGCGCGGCGGGCGGTAGCAAGCGCATCGCGCTTGAAATCGCCGTAATCGACACCATTGGCACCATCGCAATCGATGCTCTGGCCATTCACCACACACGTCGTCCGGATGCCGCTCGCATTCAGTTCGCGTTGAACCTCCACGGCGATCCGAGGCAGTTCGTTCTCGACAGCCTCGATCACGATCCGCTCGCTGCGTGTGGCCGATTCCCGTGCACTAGCGCTTGCGGAAATGCTGCGGCTCGCCGCGCGAGCGGCCTGGGCGGCCAGGCGATCGGCATTCTCGGTCTGGGTCTTCACCAATTGCGCGATCTCACGATCGAGCCGGGCATGAATTTCAGCCTCGGCCATCCCGGTCGACGCAAGCTTTTCGGCCAAGCGCTCGATCCGGTCGGCACGGCGCTCGATCTCGGCTTCGATCCGGTCCTGTCGTGCTTCATCCAGGTCGCTTCGGCGTTCGACCGCCTCGAGCGCCCTCTCCTCGGCCAGTTCGGCGCTCGCTTCTGCGAGCTCGTCTGCCTGCTCGTCGATGTCGATATCGGGGCTCACGTCCACGTCGGGATCGACATCGACCATTGCCAGCGGCTCGGCATCGCGCTGAGTTTCCGTGAAGCTTGGCGCGGCATAGGTAATGCTCGCGGTCAGCGGCAGGCCCAGCAGCCCGGCGACGAGCGCGGCGCGGCCGGCGATCCGGCGGCGGGCGGAGATATCGGCCATGCTCAGGCTCCTCAATCGCTGGATGATGCTCTTTTCTCCGAGCACCGGGCAAGCCATCGGCGCGGCCAGCCCCAGATCGGGACCGGCGGAGAAGCGCGCGATACACTCGGCATAGGCAGCGCGCGTCGCATCGTCGGCAGCAGCGACCACGCGCGCGTCGCAGGCGGCTTCCTGGTCGCGGCGCATTGCGCGCCATCCCAGCAAGCCGAGCGGATTGAACCAGTGGAGCGCGAACAGCGGCTGGATCGCGAAATTGGCGATCAGATCGCCGCGATCGTGGTGCGCCATCTCATGCGCGATCGCGAGCCTGCGGGTTTCCGGATCGCTATCGGCGAGAAAACCTTGCGGAACCGCGATCACCTTGTCGATCGCACCGAACGCCAGTGGTGAGGCAGTGGCGGGGGTTTCGACGATCCTCACCTTGCCGACGACGAGCTTTTCGTCCGCTTGGGCCAGCAACTGGCCGCGCATGCGGAAATAGTCGGCAAAGCGCCATGCGAGCGTCACCGCCGCGCCGGTCAGCCACACGCCAAAGCCGAGCGCGAGCCACAGCCATGCCGTATCGGCTGCGACCGGCTGGACCTGCGCCTGCTCCTGCGCATTCATCAGCAGCACGGGATCGATCGCGATCGCCTGCGTCGGCGCGATGGCGACGGTGGGGGCGAACATGGCCGGCAGTTCGATCGGCGGCAGCAGCAGACGGACGAACGGAATGAGCCACAGTGCATAGGCGGCCTGCGCACCGAAATGCGCCGCGACCGGGCGGCGAAGCAGGAGGACCAGCGCGATCAAGGCACCTGTCCAAATCAGCGTATCGAGCATCCAGTCGATCATCCCTTGATCTCCTTCAGCAGCTTTTCGATTTCGGCAATATCGTCGGGCGTCAGCGCTTCGGCCTCGGCAAGATGGGCGACCAGCGGCGCGGCACGGCCGCCGAACAGGCGATCGACCAGTCGGCGCGATTCGCGGGTGCTGTAGTCGCCGCGCTCGAGCAGCGGGCGATAGAGGAAGCGACGCCCGTCGGGCTCGGTTGCGAGCGCGTTCTTGGCGACGAGGCGCGAGAGCAGCGTCTTGACCGTGGCGATCGACCAGTCGCGCTGCTCGCAGACCTCGTCGCAGACTTCGGCAGCGGTGCGCGGGGCCTTGTCCCACAGCACTTCCATCACCGCATATTCGGCTTCGCTGATCCGTTCGCCGGTTTCGTTTTTGGAGGACATCCCTCTCTCCTTCGCCTTCCCGATTCGTCTACAGGTGTAAGCAGCGTAATTACACTTGTAAACAGACGAATGAACGACTGGGCTCCACCAAAGGCGCGGAACATGCGCGCGGGCCACCTGTTGCCAGACAAACAGGAGAGTAGCGTGGCGCAGAAAAACCAGCCCGATCAGGACACCCGCAACGAAGTGCTCACTTCGCCCCAGCTCAGGCTGGTCGGCGCGGTGGACGAGGCCATGTACGCCGAATTCCGCAACCAGCTCGCCGCCGCGCCGACCGACGGTCCGCTGACGATCGCGATCACCACGCTGGGCGGCAACCCCGAGATCGCACGTGCCATGGCGGCCGATATCCGGTTGATTTCGGAAACGGGGCGCACGCTCTATTTCCTAGGCAAGGCGGCGGTCTATTCGGCCGGGGCGACCTTCATGGCCGGTTTTCCGATCAAGCACCGCTTCATGACCGAAGGCGCGAGCCTGTTGCTTCATGAGCGCCAGATCACCCGCACGATCAACCTGTCCGGCCCGCTGCGCAGCTGCACTGCCCAGCTGAAAGCCGCACTCAACGAGATCGAGCATTCGATCACGATCGAAGAAGAGGGCTTTCGCGAGATCGTCGACGGCTCGGACGTCGCATTCGAGGAATTGCGCGATAAGGCGCCCGACAATTGGTACATCACCTGCGACGAGGCCGCCGAACGCAAGCTGATCGCGGGGGTGATCTAGGAAGCTGGCTCCATCCCCTCGCCCGGCAGTTTCTCGCGCTGGAAATCGAGCTGCAATTCGAATGGCCCGGCAACGATAAGATGATGCGGTCGCTTGGGCGGAATCATGACCGTTTCGCCGGGCTCTAATTCCCGCTCACCCCCTTCGCCATCGTCCCACACCAGCGTGATCCGTCCCGATAACAGGGCGAGCCTTCCCCAGGTGCCGTCCTTCAGGCGGTGCTCGCGACGCAGCCCTTCGGGTAGACTCTCACGATCGAACCGGCCGAGCGACCAGTAGGTGACAAGCTCGGGCGTAGTCATGCCGATACCAGCGCAATCGTCGCCACCCCGATCCCGAAACCTGCGACCGCGAGCGGGACGACGAGGATCTGCGCATATACCGAGATGGCGTTCATCGGGCCGGTCCAGGTCTGCAACGGCTCTCCGCGTTCGAGCGGCGACGTCTCTTCGCGCCCCGCCTGCCCTGCCCCGATGCTGGCAACGCCGAAATAGATCGTGGTGTAGAGCGCCGAGACGACAATCGCGAACAGCGCCTTCCCGCTTCCTCCGGTTGCAACGGCCAGCGCGGTGAAAAACACCGCGTAGCAAGCGAACATCGTGTGCCAGACTCGGGACGGAAGCTGGTAGCCGGGATTTCCGAACGCAACCGGGGGCACGGCAGCGGGCGTGACCAATGCATCGAGAGCATGGATCTCGCTGGCAGACACGTCGCTGTCATCGATCTCGAAAGAGAGGTCTTCAAGCATGGGGGAGGTCCTTTCCGGCGTTGGAACCCGACAGGCCGTCGCGGCGGACCGCGATTCCGGTCAGCAGGCTATCAGCAATCGAACGTGCGCGCGCGGCGACCAGCGAGGTGCCCTCAGGGTCACGCTCTAGCGTGCGCAGCGTGTCGTAGAAGAGCGCGAGCCACCGGGAAAAATGGCGTTGCCCGAGCCCGGGAATGGCCATGTGCTTCTGCATCGGGTTGCCCGAAAATTCGCCGCTGTTGAACAGGATCGAGCGCCAGAATCCTTTCATGCGCGCCAGGTGAGCGGGCCAGTCCTCGATCCGTTCGGCAAAGATCGGGCCGAGCAGATCGTCGTCCCTTACGACTCCGTAGAATGTCTCGACCATATGATCGACGAAGGCTTCGTCGACGCCGAGCGATGCGGCATGCGCGCGCTTGGCCTCGCGCGCCTGTCGTACCTCGCTGCGGGTTCTCTCACGGATTGGGGACATGGATCGCTCCGACTCGATAACAGGTATTTGATATACCTAATATGCCTCTTGCGGCAAAAAGCAATATTCAATATACCTGTTTTATGCAGCTCAATCTCCGAACCGATTATGCCCTGCGCATGATGATGGCCCTGGCCGCCAGCGAGGATACGCTCTCGATCGACTGGATTGCCGAACACTACGGCATTTCGCGCAACCATCTGGCCAAGGTGGCGCAGGATTTGGCGGCTGCCGGTTTCATCGAGACACAGCGGGGTCGTGGTGGCGGATTGCGGCTTGCCCGCCCGCCAGCGCAGATCAATGTTGGTGCAGTGGTCCGCACGCTCGAGCATTTCGATGGATTCGTCGCCTGCATGGGCGGCAAGGCCGATTGCGTTATCGACGGCGTTTGCGGCCTAAAGCCCGCCCTCGCCGGCGCGCTCGAGGCCTTCCTTGCCCATCTCGACCGCCACACGCTCGCCGACATCGTCGCCGATCGCCACGCCGTGCTCCGTCGCCTCGCCGCCAACGCGGCGTGATGTAAACCGCTATTCTTCGATGTTGTTTAGGTTCGCTGGCGCAAGCAGCGCCGCCCGTGTGGCCAGCGTCACGTAGATCAGAACGATCGTCCCTGGTATCGCAAGGAATGTCGAACCGGTCGCATCGATCGCGACGATGACGACGCCCAACAACGCAATCGCTCCGAAAATACCGGTCACGATATGGCTCCGCAATTTCCTGTCGGCGTCCCAACGGTCGAGCCTGACCGGCAAGGTACCGAAGCCGATGAGGAGCGTCAGGCCGAAGAGCGTGCAAAGGAGGGCTAGGATCGCATAGCCGATCGTCTGCGCGGCCAGAGGAATGGCGATCGTATCGGCGCAATGGGGAAACACACCGCGACGCATATCGATATAAAAACTGAAGCCGTAGCCAAACCAGGCCATGAAAAGACCGAGATATCCCAGCCCGAAGAACGCCGGCTTATTGGCAGGCGCCTTCTTGCCGAAGACACTCGACAAGACCGAGATCGTCACAGCGATCAGTGCCAATGCAAGTCCTGCCTGCATGAATTCGTGCCGCGGCGTATCGAAGCGCGCCATTGCTTCGTACCAGCCCTCGATCACGCCATTGGCATCGCAGGCGTTGCGGCGCAGCTCCATCGCAGCGTCGATATCGGTGTAGAACGGGTAGGTCGCACCCCATGCGATCAGCGCGACACCGATAATGGGAAGTGCCGCGAGGAAGCGCACGAACGTCACATCCGACCTAAGCCGCATCAGCAAACCTCGGCGGTATTCTCGGGGATCGGGCCGGGCGGTACGCGTGCGTCGCTCATGTAGAACGGATCCGATTCGACCCGGTGGTTATCGCCATAGACCTCCGCCAGCACGGCGTAGAGCCGCGGGTCGTAGGCACGCAGA is part of the Alteriqipengyuania halimionae genome and encodes:
- the miaA gene encoding tRNA (adenosine(37)-N6)-dimethylallyltransferase MiaA, with the protein product MSKDETPGGVERSGDKPPLALIAGPTASGKTGLSIALAKVLDDRGHPGVVINADSAQVYADLAVLSARPSEAEMDGVPHRLFGAWDGANPCSAAEWAAAAKREIENAHIADQVPILVGGTGLYMRTLLDGIAPVPAIEPAIREKVRALPQADARVALEHEDSDAAARIAPADRTRTMRALEVVRSTGRTLSQWQERKEGGIGHNVSLHPVVLLPDREWLYERCDRRFDAMLEDGAIAEVEVLLARDLDPDLPVMRAIGVPEIAAMLRGDATREETVAAGALATRRYAKRQYTWFRHQPPAHWPRCADLPDVEAWADRIRAG
- a CDS encoding Coq4 family protein, whose translation is MTDQSQLPPLVARADAAETARDGTLFRHPDREKPRMRPIKAFNHFRALVRDKEDTSQVFHIFESLPSRDFVPMARELTLSEQGEHLRATEDYLPAILDDHDTLRQLPAGTVAHAYCDFMEREGLTAAGLVEEHNRFFGDRPKYGDLIEWYASRRRDTHDLLHVLTGYGRDALGEQCVLAFTHGQNGGLGNLFIAYLGALQIKRVAPKVTRVKAPVLKAVREAQQMGKGAPRVTDISIRDLLAMPLDEARAMLRIPTGPTVYDECHRLWRSDGVDPYIMITGESAVA
- a CDS encoding M56 family metallopeptidase — its product is MIDWMLDTLIWTGALIALVLLLRRPVAAHFGAQAAYALWLIPFVRLLLPPIELPAMFAPTVAIAPTQAIAIDPVLLMNAQEQAQVQPVAADTAWLWLALGFGVWLTGAAVTLAWRFADYFRMRGQLLAQADEKLVVGKVRIVETPATASPLAFGAIDKVIAVPQGFLADSDPETRRLAIAHEMAHHDRGDLIANFAIQPLFALHWFNPLGLLGWRAMRRDQEAACDARVVAAADDATRAAYAECIARFSAGPDLGLAAPMACPVLGEKSIIQRLRSLSMADISARRRIAGRAALVAGLLGLPLTASITYAAPSFTETQRDAEPLAMVDVDPDVDVSPDIDIDEQADELAEASAELAEERALEAVERRSDLDEARQDRIEAEIERRADRIERLAEKLASTGMAEAEIHARLDREIAQLVKTQTENADRLAAQAARAASRSISASASARESATRSERIVIEAVENELPRIAVEVQRELNASGIRTTCVVNGQSIDCDGANGVDYGDFKRDALATARRAIAADRTLSARERKQALAAIDDAAKD
- a CDS encoding RrF2 family transcriptional regulator, which codes for MQLNLRTDYALRMMMALAASEDTLSIDWIAEHYGISRNHLAKVAQDLAAAGFIETQRGRGGGLRLARPPAQINVGAVVRTLEHFDGFVACMGGKADCVIDGVCGLKPALAGALEAFLAHLDRHTLADIVADRHAVLRRLAANAA
- a CDS encoding nitroreductase family protein, yielding MSETHHPFPALPDLSDDERVARAKAAFERLKTRHSCRAFADTPVPRAVIENAIAAAGTAPNGANHQPWHFVAVSSPETKRAIREAAEAEERRFYGEDGDAPKASEAWLDALDPIGTDASKPFLETAPWLIVCFAQRKGGMDEDGTTQNYYVSESVGIACGMMIATLHEAGLATLTHTPSPMGFLREICGRPEWEKPLMIVVVGHPASDATVPGHAQKKKPLTQIASWL
- a CDS encoding ATP-dependent Clp protease proteolytic subunit is translated as MAQKNQPDQDTRNEVLTSPQLRLVGAVDEAMYAEFRNQLAAAPTDGPLTIAITTLGGNPEIARAMAADIRLISETGRTLYFLGKAAVYSAGATFMAGFPIKHRFMTEGASLLLHERQITRTINLSGPLRSCTAQLKAALNEIEHSITIEEEGFREIVDGSDVAFEELRDKAPDNWYITCDEAAERKLIAGVI
- a CDS encoding DUF1971 domain-containing protein produces the protein MTTPELVTYWSLGRFDRESLPEGLRREHRLKDGTWGRLALLSGRITLVWDDGEGGERELEPGETVMIPPKRPHHLIVAGPFELQLDFQREKLPGEGMEPAS
- the serB gene encoding phosphoserine phosphatase SerB; protein product: MLIARLIAEPATLEASLESALSALAACDMPVADARMLEHCGEVLQIDLPHGKAADLRRVLDAQFGPCDLLVSDNPIEVPRLFVSDMDSTMIGQECIDELADFAGLKDKVAAITERAMRGELEFESALRERVALLQGLSEDAIAQCLTERIAPSPGARVLVATLAAKGCRSVLVTGGFHQFADPVGDMIGFERVVGNRLATDEGRLTGDLVGAISDSGTKARTLAEESEHIGDNAVTLAMGDGANDVPMLQAAAYGMAYRAKPTAREQADGWIERGDLTAMLKLLGIPEREWVAGE
- a CDS encoding group III truncated hemoglobin, with product MSPIRERTRSEVRQAREAKRAHAASLGVDEAFVDHMVETFYGVVRDDDLLGPIFAERIEDWPAHLARMKGFWRSILFNSGEFSGNPMQKHMAIPGLGQRHFSRWLALFYDTLRTLERDPEGTSLVAARARSIADSLLTGIAVRRDGLSGSNAGKDLPHA
- a CDS encoding BlaI/MecI/CopY family transcriptional regulator, encoding MSSKNETGERISEAEYAVMEVLWDKAPRTAAEVCDEVCEQRDWSIATVKTLLSRLVAKNALATEPDGRRFLYRPLLERGDYSTRESRRLVDRLFGGRAAPLVAHLAEAEALTPDDIAEIEKLLKEIKG